In Fibrobacter sp. UWB10, the genomic window ATGACATCACCGATGCTGGCATAGCGACGGTTGGTGCCACCCAAAACGCGGATGCAGGCGACTTCCTTGGCTCCACTGTTATCGGCCACGACGAGTCTGGTTTCTTCTTGAATCATATTCGCCTTACTCCAAAACGATTATTTCTTCTTAGCTACAACGCGAACGAGGCGCCAGCGCTTCGTCGCGGAGAGCGGACGAGTTTCCATGATTTCAACCAAGTCACCTTCACCGGCTTCGTTGTTTTCATCGTGAGCCTTGAGCTTCTTGGTGGTGGTCATGATCTTGTTGTACACCGGGTGACGCTTACGGTTTTCAACTACGACGGTGATGGTTTTGTCCATCTTGTCAGAGCTGACGACACCCTGTCTTACCTTACGAAGGTTTCTATCCATTTCCTGCTCC contains:
- the rpsQ gene encoding 30S ribosomal protein S17; this translates as MDRNLRKVRQGVVSSDKMDKTITVVVENRKRHPVYNKIMTTTKKLKAHDENNEAGEGDLVEIMETRPLSATKRWRLVRVVAKKK